Proteins encoded in a region of the Augochlora pura isolate Apur16 chromosome 4, APUR_v2.2.1, whole genome shotgun sequence genome:
- the LOC144468809 gene encoding uncharacterized protein LOC144468809 isoform X4, with protein sequence MNECIDNNNIITNNNTLESTLKVVDPFGESIMETTWNKNVNIASTLLQNPQEIKNINSQENIVSIPLENLRLEEARKIKSKEACNESSNKWDTIHSIPDTTKADSNESNQINSKQCHDNNNNNAKSKAQTAPELQKGMQKATSKTNINKNNDHKVKKQPGNSVKTSCTISKQISKDQDNSMQSHKNEKISSTDSRKTSVPVTKYDKCSKVNGYNKQLYTGKGTQMKEQQFYKQNFSTFNDNGDKRRSMEVLDEKNRSQRKNSDIDDSRKCNKVQINRTQSYNVQCNRNKPLVKSQQQYLRDSTSKEEENSINHTPGFNDNTNSIENGSKKRCETSKEKNDTQCFQNTSRGSIKNFYVSECNTNEKPTGKPSGSVSCRRNYQNASYVKTNNDRTSKDEQGCMQKFKKDPHIYRRSSGTFQPFPKDASGKEKSDDHKKTVSDYSTKDYKANQSEGSRISICSHKTTNGASNNKTDTSESTVNNLQSTRSLNSWSNSTKDPATISASVHMSQESHLLQAPCNGTEVQFAKTEQDHTSNNNSSKMSTSSLEAKSVKFSDNVQEIHTTAHSESSLNTNNVIQHHKIATNSYYSDLQPAPSVNNAQQLESHQCVQNKSYFDNSSAQVANQNLYLLDLAHQKSDQHTNCNQSITMGNVMPYSNMSPVYLNQYNNVQNIARKTTDSNIVTHNTLVPSTSSYTIENQSIMQGEPSNILMHSPQASVLPTSSGYHNHAATSQHNQWNLSLPDMFVFGNMMNTAQPMNMQMHNSRHVCSTDFNGMQQGYMQPPMYYVPQLCMQGWNPMMQYPPLFQNAPFSNCSAYPNQVLPSSTAADSINCSLTTSMQSNPYKQFQQIQQLESNPNYSVPIKLDNYVGSSMQGCKSNVRMKDNAMDMHARTRQYRVPDYQSCIQDSQGAVSYSYGTGMDPARNGSTNMHTQLNQKYAPRTTANYQRMADHCSLFQSNQDLNRKDDVSKNDSECTPPMVSPRDCMYYGINYPRKQDIIQNSTLHSDVKPSMTYIGNLNTQPYVPQYHKNGNYHAPSKELAYKATFGRSICRSMEQ encoded by the exons ATGAATGAATGTATAGACAACAATAATATCATTACAAATAACAATACGCTTGAATCCACTTTAAAAGTTGTTGACCCGTTTGGGGAAAGTATTATGGAGACcacttggaataaaaatgttaatatagcTAGTACATTATTGCAAAATCCTCaagagataaaaaatataaattcgcaAGAGAATATTGTCAGTATTCCCCTGGAAAATCTTAGACTTGAAGAggcaagaaaaattaaatccaAAGAAGCATGCAATGAATCGTCTAATAAATG GGATACTATTCATAGTATTCCTGACACGACAAAGGCAGATAGCAATGAAagtaatcaaattaattcgaagcaatgtcatgataataataataacaatgccAAATCTAAAGCTCAAACCGCACCGGAGTTACAAAAAGGTATGCAAAAAGCAACTTCGAAgacaaatattaacaaaaataatgatcACAAGGTCAAAAAACAACCAG GAAACTCAGTAAAGACGTCTTGTACTATTtcaaaacaaatttctaaagaTCAAGATAATTCAATGCAGtcgcataaaaatgaaaaaatttccAGTACAGACTCTAGAAAAACCTCTGTACCTGTAACTAAGTATGACAAATGTAGCAAAGTAAATGGATATAATAAGCAATTATATACTGGAAAGGGGACACAAATGAAGGAGCAGcagttttataaacaaaatttttctacgtttAACGATAATGGTGACAAAAGAAGATCTATGGAAGTATTGGATGAGAAAAACAGGTCTCAAAGGAAAAACAGTGATATAGATGATTCAAGAAAATGTAACAAAGTTCAAATAAATCGTACTCAATCATACAATGTTCAATGCAATAGGAATAAACCATTGGTCAAGTCGCAACAGCAATATTTAAGGGATTCGACATCCaaagaggaagaaaattcTATCAATCATACACCTGGTTTCAATGATAACACTAATTCGATTGAGAATGGATCAAAGAAAAGATGCGAAACTAGTAAGGAAAAGAATGATACGCAATGTTTCCAAAATACGTCGAGAGgaagtataaaaaatttctatgtttcAGAATGCAATACGAATGAGAAACCCACGGGGAAACCATCCGGTTCTGTATCTTGTAGAAGAAACTATCAGAATGCTTCTTATGTGAAAACCAATAATGACAGAACCTCGAAAGACGAACAGGGGTGTATGCAGAAATTCAAGAAAGATCCTCATATTTATAGGCGTTCTTCCGGCACTTTCCAGCCTTTCCCGAAAGACGCGAGTGGCAAAGAGAAGTCAGACGACCACAAGAAAACTGTATCAGACTATTCGACGAAGGATTACAAAGCGAATCAATCCGAAGGCTCAAGGATAAGCATATGTTCGCATAAGACAACCAATGGTGCTAGTAACAATAAGACTGACACATCTGAATCAACTGTAAATAATCTGCAGTCCACGAGATCATTGAATTCTTGGTCGAACAGTACCAAAGATCCTGCAACCATAAGCGCGTCCGTTCATATGTCGCAAGAGTCGCACCTGTTGCAAGCTCCTTGTAACGGAACTGAAGTACAATTCGCAAAGACTGAACAAGATCatactagtaataataatagcagtaAGATGAGTACTAGTAGCTTGGAGGCAAAGTCGGTGAAGTTTTCTGACAACGTTCAAGAGATCCATACAACGGCTCATTCAGAGTCATCGTTGAATACCAATAACGTTATCCAGCACCATAAAATCGCTACGAACTCGTATTACTCCGATCTGCAGCCTGCACCTAGTGTAAACAACGCTCAACAACTAGAGAGTCATCAGTGTGTACAAAATAAGAGTTACTTCGATAATAGTAGCGCCCAGGTAGCAAATCAGAACCTATATCTGCTGGACCTAGCTCACCAGAAGTCAGACCAGCACACCAATTGCAATCAAAGTATAACAATGGGTAATGTTATGCCGTACAGCAACATGTCCCCGGTATATTTGAATCAGTACAATAACGTTCAGAACATAGCAAGAAAGACTACAGACAGCAACATAGTCACTCACAACACACTAGTGCCGAGCACCTCCTCCTATACAATAGAGAATCAGAGTATCATGCAAGGTGAACCCTCCAACATTCTCATGCATAGTCCTCAGGCCTCTGTGTTGCCTACGTCATCGGGTTACCACAATCATGCGGCGACCAGTCAGCATAATCAATGGAATCTGTCACTTCCAGATATGTTTGTCTTTGGGAACATGATGAACACGGCGCAACCAATGAACATGCAGATGCACAACTCAAGACACGTATGCAGCACGGATTTCAACGGCATGCAGCAGGGATACATGCAACCTCCGATGTATTATGTGCCGCAGCTGTGCATGCAGGGTTGGAATCCCATGATGCAATACCCACCCCTGTTCCAAAATGCTCCATTCAGCAATTGCAGCGCATATCCGAATCAAGTGCTGCCTTCGAGCACCGCAGCTGACTCCATCAATTGCTCCTTGACTACGTCTATGCAGAGCAATCCGTACAAGCAGTTCCAGCAAATACAGCAGCTGGAGAGCAATCCTAACTACTCCGTGCCCATCAAGCTGGATAACTACGTAGGAAGTAGTATGCAGGGTTGCAAGTCGAACGTCAGGATGAAAGACAACGCAATGGATATGCACGCAAGAACCCGCCAATATCGAGTTCCCGATTATCAAAGCTGTATCCAAGACAGCCAGGGGGCGGTGTCCTATTCTTATGGAACCGGCATGGACCCGGCGAGGAATGGCTCTACAAACATGCACACGCAACTGAACCAGAAGTACGCGCCGCGCACTACTGCCAACTATCAAAGAATGGCTGATCACTGTTCGCTATTTCAAAGTAACCAGGATCTCAACAGGAAGGACGACGTGTCGAAAAACGACTCCGAATGCACACCACCTATGGTCTCACCGAGGGATTGTATGTATTATGGAATCAACTATCCTAGGAAGCAGGACATCATTCAAAATTCAACTCTGCACTCCGATGTCAAGCCGAGTATGACATATATAGGCAACCTCAATACTCAGCCTTACGTCCCCCAGTACCATAAGAATGGAAATTATCACGCACCCTCTAAAGAGCTCGCGTACAAAGCGACTTTCGGTCGTAGTATTTGCAGATCGATGGAGCAGTAA